In Halanaerobium praevalens DSM 2228, the DNA window ATTGGAGAAATTGAAGTTCCTAATAAAATTGAAAGAATGACTTACGAGGAAGCCATTAATCGTTTTGGTTCTGATAAACCTGATCTTCGTTTTGGAATGGAACTTAAAGATTTATCAGAACTTGTAAAAGATAGCGATTTTAATATTTTTAGTGGTACTGTTGCTAAGGGCGGCCAAGTTAAAGGTATTAATTTTAAAGGTGGAGCAGATTCTCCAAGAAGTACAATTGATGGCTTTGAAGAGTATGTAAAAATGTTTAAGGCAAAAGGATTGGCTTGGATAGCTTTAAGAGAAAATGGTTTAAAATCACCAATTGCTAAATTCTTATCAGAAGCAGAAATTGAAGCTATTAAATCTAAGCTTGAGGCTCAAAAAGGTGATTTATTACTAATTGTTGCTGATCAAGCCTCTTTTGTAGCAGCTGCCCTAGGTAATTTGCGTTTAAAAATTGCTAAAGAAAATGGTTTAATTCCAGCAGAAGTGTATAAATTTGTTTGGATTATTGATTTTCCTTTATTTGAATATGATGAAAATGAAGATCGGTTGACAGCTATTCATCACCCATTTACTGCTCCTAATGAAGAGGATGTTAATAAATTAGATAGTGATCCTACTTCTGTAAGATCTAAAGCTTATGATCTTGTTTTAAATGGAGAAGAATTAGGTGGTGGAAGTATCAGAATTAATAACAATAAACTGCAAGAAAAAGTTTTTTCTGCTTTAAATATTAGCCAAAAAGAACAAGAAGATAAGTTTGGTTATTTATTAGAAGCTTTTGATTACGGAACTCCACCTCATGGTGGAATAGCATTTGGTTTAGACCGCTTAATGATGATTATTAGTCGTACAAGTTCCATTAGAGATGTAATTGCTTTTCCTAAAACTCAAAAAGCAACTTCACCTTTAACAAATGCACCAGCTAAAGTTGATAAAAAGCAATTAAAAGAATTAGGAATTTCACTTCGTTCTTAGTGTTATAGAACGTATATTTTTCTTGCAGATTTTTAGAAAATATGTTAAAATCTAATTATAGAAAAGTAAATATTATCTACCGTGTTCGATAATGATTAAACATTTTGACCAACACTTAGACA includes these proteins:
- the aspS gene encoding aspartate--tRNA ligase; the protein is MSETIKDLKRTHLCGEVSEKEIKKQVTIMGWVQKRRDHGGVIFTDIRDRSGIVQVVFNPEIGESLFAKADTLRSEYVIAITGEVRSRPEGNVNLDLPTGKIEIKAIELRILDKAKTPPIQIEDNIDTGEDIRLKYRYLDLRRPKMKKIIGLRHQVTKTTRDYLDQNGFWEIETPILTKSSPEGARDYLVPSRVNPGEFFALPQSPQIFKQLLMVSGMERYFQIARCFRDEDLRANRQPEFTQIDMEMSFVKQEEVMEITEGLMKELFSIGEIEVPNKIERMTYEEAINRFGSDKPDLRFGMELKDLSELVKDSDFNIFSGTVAKGGQVKGINFKGGADSPRSTIDGFEEYVKMFKAKGLAWIALRENGLKSPIAKFLSEAEIEAIKSKLEAQKGDLLLIVADQASFVAAALGNLRLKIAKENGLIPAEVYKFVWIIDFPLFEYDENEDRLTAIHHPFTAPNEEDVNKLDSDPTSVRSKAYDLVLNGEELGGGSIRINNNKLQEKVFSALNISQKEQEDKFGYLLEAFDYGTPPHGGIAFGLDRLMMIISRTSSIRDVIAFPKTQKATSPLTNAPAKVDKKQLKELGISLRS